DNA sequence from the Coregonus clupeaformis isolate EN_2021a chromosome 30, ASM2061545v1, whole genome shotgun sequence genome:
ACTTGTTGCTTTGTTAATTCATTTTGGTTTGTTAATATCTTAAGTTAGTCTTCGTTTCTATGTTGCATTTGATTTTGCCAAAATGTCAGAGAGAACATTTGTAAATTTTCCTGAGCAGTTCATGTGCTGTCTCTCTATGGTAATAACTTAATGGGGAAATATAATTAGGTCACTAAAGCTGCTTTGTTTGTGAAAGACTTTCCTCTCAAGTATGATTTCCATTCAACCAGAGCTAAACCAATGTTTATAAAATAAAACCTGTTTATGGTGCTTTGTGCTTTCCCTACAGACTGAATGTGGCATTGTAAAAGACATGGATAAAGGAATTGTTTCTTGCTCTTAACTTTGCTTTGATGTTTTGTAAGAAATCATTATAAAAATGTTTTAGAATTTCTTCTAGGATGTTGGTCTCGCACTAAATGTTTGCCTTTATCAAATTAAATCAATTGTACATTAACCTATTTATTGTGACTTGAATGTGATCTGCCTTCAGAATATTTTCATAATTTAGTACCTCTAGTATGTACGGCCTTGAGACGTTGATGATGGAAAACATTTTTGTATTTCATTCATCATGAAAAGTCAGCATCTGACCATGAAAAGTTAGTATCTGACCTTGCATTTTGTATGCAAACGCACACTGATTTGTATGCTGCCATTGTAGACATATATTATTATTCAAAGCCAGAATACCTCATCACAGTCAACTCATAAGGCAGTCATACATTTcctcttgccattctccttcctCACACCCATGCATCCTGAGCAATCAACACATTCAGTTTTACAGTATGTCATCTCTGAACTGCATTACCCATAAGTGTGCCAAACAGTGCCTGCCTAATCAGTCAAGCTAGGCTGTCAGATGATTTCATGATTAACAGAATTTGAACCCTTGCTGCGTGTAGTTATCAAGCCTGGTTTGAGGGAAATGGCTTTCTCCCGTCCCTGGCTTTATGGGCTGCCAGGCAGGGCCTCCATGGCTGATGAGTAATGGTGCTATTGTCAGCGTTGGCAGCTGGATAAATAGCAAAGTATGGTGGAGATAAAGCACTCCCTCGCCAACGCAAAGCACATgtggcaaccctgttcctgtctCCCCGGCACGCACATTCATTATGTCACGGAGAGGCTTCCAGACCCCTCAGTCTTAACAAGCCCTGACAAACAAGCCAGGGCTCTAACCTACACTTTAACCCTCGGTGGACTTCAAGTTGTATTCAAAATCACACTAGGACTTTCAATCAGGCATTTGTGCAGCAAGTATCGGATCCGTTCTTTGTGAATCAATGGGAGGTTTGTGTGGAATGACCATGACCTCTGGTTATCAAAGGAAGAATGGAACCAAGTTGTGAAGTTGAAGCCGGAATTGAAGGCAAATGAAAGCTCTGCCATTCTACTTACGGTGGGGAAGGTCAACTATGACATAGATTGCTACAGCTACATGCATGAAAGGCTAAGCAGTTACAACGAAGAGAAGAGGTCTGGAAAAAGAAATGTATGTTATAAAAAAAAACTAGAATTGTTTATTAAAGAGGACTATTAATGActacttctttttttctttacattcaaAATACTAGTCTTTTGTCCATCCCTTGGGAGCACAATGGAATATGTACACCCTTAACcaacacaacagaacagaatCAGCACTTAACATTTTGGTGTTTCAAAGACACTGTTAAACTATAGGATGAGGTCTGCAAGGCACAGTCCCTgaaaagaggttggggaatactAGGACACGCTATGCTCTCCTGTGGCCGTCGTCAGTGTAGTGTGCCTTCCTCTGCTTGGGGACAGACGGGTGGATGACTGGGGTACTGTTCATCAGTGCAGCTCACTGGATCTGGATCCCTGCTGGCTGTGTGTCCTCAGGCAAGCCAAAGTCCTCCAGGAGTTTCAGGACATTATCTGTGTACTCGTTCCTCTGGAGGCCCATCCCACTCAGCTCCACAGGCTGCAGGTCAGGGTGGGGCGGGGTGTAGGAGCAGGGACAGTATAGCTCGTTCAGAGTCAACCAGAAGGCATCAGGGTCCAATTCTATTAGGTGGCGGAAGACACTGCACAGAATAGAGATAGCACATTGATAAATTCAACTGAATAAAATGATCATAGAAAGCTGACGATAATACATAAGGTCATACATTACACGATAAATCACAATATATGATGTGTTCAGATATGATAAGGAAATGGTACCAGATAAAAACTGGCTTTTAATATATTGTACTGCTAGATTTACTATTGCAATACAAATATACCTTAGACAGGCCTCTTGCAGTTTGGGTGGCTGTCTGCAGCTGAGGTAGGGCAGGCAGGCTTCAGTTACAGCATCCAGATCTGAGTCCCCTGCAAATACAACACAGATATaccacatacactgctcaaaaaaattaagggaacactaaaataacacatcctagatctgaatgaatgaaataatcttatgaaatacttttttctttacatagttgaatgtgctgacaacaaaatcacacacaaattatcaatggaaatcaaatgtatcaacccatggaggtctggatttggagtcaccctcaaaattaaagtggaaaaccacactacaggctgatccaactttgatgtaatgtccttaaaacaagtcaaaatgaggctcagtagtgtgtgtggcctccacgtgcctgtacgacctccctacaacgcctgggcatgctcctgatgaggtggcggatggtctcctgagggatctcctcccagacctggactaaagcatcctccaactcctggacagtctgtggtgcaacgtggcttcggtggatggagcgagacatgatgtcccagatgtgctcaattggattcaggtctggggaacgggcgggccagtccataacatcaatgccttcctcttgcaggaactgctgacacactccagccacatgagttctagcattgtcttgcattaggaggaacccagggccaaccgcaccagcatatggtctcacaaggggtctgaggatctcatctcggtacctaatggcagtcaggctacctctggcgagcacatggagggctgtgcggccccccaaagaaatgccaccccacaccatgactgatccactgccaaaccggtcatgctggaggatgttgcaggcagcagaacgttctccacggcgtctccagactctgtcacgtctgtcacatgtgctcagtgtgaacctgctttcatctgtgaagagcacagggcgccagtggcgaatttgccaatcttggtgttctctggcaaatgccaaacgtcctgcacggtgttgggctgtaagcacaacccccacctgtggacgtcgggccctcataccaccctcatggagtctgtttctgaccgtttgagcagacacatgcacatttgtggcctgctggaggtcattttgcagggctctggcagtgctcctcctgctcctccttgcacaaaggcggaggtagcagtcctgctgctgggttgtttccctcctacggcctcctccacgtctcctgatgtactggcctgtctcctggtagggcctccatgctctggacactacgctgacggacacagcaaaccttcttgccacagctcgcattgatgtgccatcctggatgagctgcactacctgagccacttgtgtgggttgtagactccgtctcatgctaccactagagtgaaagcaccgccagcattcaaaagtgaccaaaacatcagccaggaagcataggaactgagaagtggtctgtggtcaccacctgcaaaaccagtcctttattgggggtgtcttgctaattgcctataatttccacctgttggcTATTCCATttacacaacagcatgtgaaatttattgtcaatcagtgttgcttcctaagtggacagtttgatttcacagtagtgtgattgacttggagttacattgtgttgtttaagtgttccctttattttttttagcagtgtatataccagAAGGAAAACCGAGGAAAAGAAAAAAATGGGAAAAGAAAAAAGGAAATGGAGATAGTGCTGAGGAAGAAAATGCTGAAATGACCTGGGAATTTCACAGCAGCCTGCCTCCATCTCCGAATTTCACACATCCACTCCCCACTCTCAGTACCTCTCATAACCATGGCAACTCCATCACTTTGTAGTAGTCCCCCCCCACCCCAGACACGTATTCCCTAAGCTCCTAACTGGGTCGCCATTCAAACCTAATTTCAAAATAAGCCTTCACGCTTCTTGCTCAAGCTTTTCTTATTTGGCAACTCAACCCACACGGGTGAAAAACCAGCCTGCTCGTTGTGTCAGAAAACATTGGTGCATATTTCAAAAGGATTATTTCAGCATTCATTTTATCCAGTATACCTATCCCCCTCTTTTCTGTAGAATCAAGAGGCGAACAAAGAAAATAAATACTGAGGGAGAGGCCAGTCCAGGTGTTTCTCTACGGGGGTAAATAACCTTAAAAGCATATCACATTGGGAGaatttctctatttctctgtgGCCAATAATTGCCTTTCTGGAGATGTCCCAGCGGTGAGGTGGAGCTGATGTTTACCAGTGTGTTCTACTACTGCTGCagcttctgtctctctgtgtctcaacTTAAGCCGACTCAGCTGTGTTCCTCTGGGGCTGATGTGTAGGGAGGTAGCATCTTCACAGACCAAGGACAGAGAAGACCATGAATCGGCTCAGCTAGGTGAGGTGTATCCAAACGGTTCTACTATTGAAAACCAGTGGGTGTCATGCTGGCCCTGCCTTGTGTGTCTCCATCTCCCTTGACTAAGGCAGCAGCAATCTCTGTCTCCCTTGGGAGCTCGGTTGGGAAATGTACATGCACATACACCATTCAATGCAGTCTATAGGATACACCGGTTGTAATTCCAAATCAGTGCAAGGGTGACACCTTGTGGCCAAAAAGCTTTATCGTTTTAACATTTCCTAAAAAAGGATGAAAATATTGCTGAGTGTCTCCTAGAATAAAGAAGGAAGGGTGTTGGTGGCCTGCCTACCTAGGTCCAGACGACAGCAGAGAGCCCCCAGGCCCTGCAGCACAGCCAGCTGCAGCTTGTAGGCCAGGGTGTGGCTGTAGACTGGGCCGGCCCTGGCACTCACTGGTGCCTGTTTGGACAGCCAGGCAGTCAGCTTGGGGACCACCTCTTTAGACACCCTCTTCCTCAGGAAATCTCTGCAGGTTTCCCCCAATGTGCACAGAACctagagagaaaacacacacagacatcataATACATCATTATAAATACCAACTGTTGTAGGTGAAAACGTATACATTCATGAATGAAAAATGAATTCCCATGTGTGCTTTTTCCTAATTATGTAATCAATTATGTATTATGTAAACATCAAATTATTATTTAACTGAGTGAAGGTGGGAGCAGTAGTGAGCGATAGATACCCTGAAGGCTCGGAGGACAGCTAGTGGGTCATCAGTGGTAAGTCTGAGCAGGAGGGCAGGCCAGCAGCGGTGAGCCATGGGCAGTAGCTCATTCTCCTTCTcacttagcacacacacacactgctccaacACATCCAGGACCTGCAACAAACCAAACAACAAACCTGGGTCAGGACTCACAGAATTGGCAATAGTGAGCACACGTGACAGCAACATGTGGCAGGCAAACTAGTTGAATCCAGACAGAGCCTTATATTTTATTAACTCTCTAGTCTCTAGTTTTTAAGCTACGTATCTTTGAATTCAAAACAATCTAGAGGACTACCTTGAGCCTGAGTCTCAGACTGGGGTCTGAGAGCAGGTGAATGCAGCGCTCCATGACGTCTTTAGCTATGGTGATGTGGGCTGGAAGCTCAACTTTCACATCAGGACCATCCGTATCCTCTTCACAGTCCATGCTTGGCGGGAGCTctgaaaaaaaaactaaaaaacatttCAATGCAGTGCATGAAACTCAGCGACTCATAACACTGATGGATTCTGATTTCTGTAGAACagttttcaattgacattttttaaacatgactAACTGTCACAGCAGCACACCACACAAAATCTTCTGACGCCTAAAAAGCAGTGCAATGACTCAGGACCCAGCTATGAGGAAAACAGCACGAGTCAAACTTATTCAACACTTGAGCCTGGTTCCTGTCGCTGCTGCTTGGGGTTTGCTAGGCCGGGTTACAGTAaaacactttgtgacaactgttgaTGTCGAAATGGCTTtatgaatacatttgattgattgattgattgattcttgtcatgtatggctcagttggtagagcgtgcgcttgcaacgccgggattgtgggttagattccaggaccacccatacgtaaaatgtatgcatacatgactgtaagtcgctttggataaaagcgtctgctaaatgtcattattattattattattattattattatagcgtTAATGTTGTGTATCATTAATGTGAGAAATTTGTTTTCAGGGGAATAGTGTGGCAGCCAGCGAGCCCTAACTAACCTGGGTGCTCTGTGCCCTCCTCCTCTGCCCCGATGCCCACTGCCAGCTCCTTTTGTTTGTTGTAGTCCAGGAGAAACTGGCGCACATTCAGCTGGTCCTGCTCACGCCACACCTTCTTGGTTCCCAAAGCGTCACTTGTTCCCGCAACACTAGAGGGGAACCACCTCGCTGTAGTGGAAAATGATTAAGATTGTGTTACTTAGGCTGTGTTAGCTAAAGGTTATCATTTTGTGTCCTGTGTTTCAATTTCCTCTCCAGGTTCTCCTATTAAAAAGCATAACAATGTTATAAACTAGGGAAAACATTTAAGTGGATGTGGAAACTTTACCTAGAGCCTTCATAAGTGAGTGCAGCACAGTGCAGAACAGCGGGGACGTCTCGTCGTAGCTCAAGTCCAGAGCCAGCAGCACGTCCTGGACTATGTCCCCCACCAGAGGCAGCAGGCTAGGGTCGGAGTGACTGAACATGACGGTGAGGACCCTGGGGGCGTGGGGGTGGATGCCAAGCCTCTGGAGGTTCAAAGACACGTCGTTCAGCAGGTAGTCAGAGTTCTCATTGATCAGCTCCTTCAGGGAGGCGTAGCCACAGGCCTGGCTGATGTCCCACATGGCATCCAGCGCTGCCTGGCTGATCAACAGGGTCTCATCCCCGGCCTTCTCCAGCACCGGGTACAATGATGTCATCAGAATGAGACGGAAGTCCATCCCCAAGGCCTGGGCGAAGCAGCCTATCCCCTCCAATTGGATGCAGATCTGCCAGATGTTGCTGTTCAACTCATGGATTGTGGAGCTCTTGTGGACTGCTTGGACCAACTGGAGGGGATTCCCTTTCCCTTCAACCCCATTAGATATGGAGAGGAGACTAAACTGAGTTTGCTGCTTGTGTTCCCCTCTGTCTGACTCCTCAGCAATAAGGGTTGATAGGTGCCAGTGGCTCAGGCCGGTGTACTCCTCTATGATGGATTCTACTACTGCTTTCAGGTCCTCCTGACTGGGCACTTCCTGCCTCTCCGTGCCTCCTGCCACACCAATGCCCGCTGCCCCCTTGATCACCTCATTCAGCACCATTGCAGCTTGCTTCCTGTAGACCGACGACTCCTTGTACAGATCCATGAAGTGATCTACTAGGAGATAGACATTCCCATAGTAACCTAACACCCTGCAGATCTCCTTGAGCAGGGAGAAGATTATTTTGTCTGTGAAGTAGAGGAAGTGCTTCCTCTGAGCATATGCCCTGTGGAGTCCGGGCCCCGTCTCCACAGTTACGGCAGAGCTCCTCTCCTCCACGATGCGGACGTCCATCACGTCTAACTCCAACACCTGCATCAGGGCCTTGGACACCCGCTGGAGGTGGGCCGCCGAGTTGAGCACCACTATCAACTTGGGGCCCAGGATCTTGAGGTAGCCCAGGAACACGTTGAGGACAAACACCTTATGCTGGTCATCAGACGTCCTCATGAGGCGCGGCAGCGAGGTGGCCAGGGAGTGGAGGTTCTCTGACAGCACGTCAGTAAAGGCCTGGTTGTTACTATCTGAGCTCTGACTCCTCTCTGCCACCTCCCTCAGGGCAGCTTCACACCTCTCCCTCACAGTGGGCTCCTCATCGTTCACAGCCCCCACCAGAGCTTCCAGGAGGGGGCCCACACACTCACCCAGGGAGGAGTTACAGTTGGCCAGGAGGTGGTCTGAGAGGTTCACCATCTCAAGCCTCACTCTCCAGTGCTGATGAGCTGAGGTGCAGGAGATTATCTTTTTTAACAGTAAGGCCAGCCTCCCAGAGGTGTTTCGCACCCAGTCCTGAGTTCTCTGCACTACCAGCTCCCATACTCTCCCCAGTTCCCACGGCTGTCTCTCCCCAGTCCCTGTGTGCTGAAGCTGGTCGTCAGCCATCACCAGTCCCACTGTCTTGAACCACACCTTAATGGCCCTAACTGTGACAGCATGTCCATGTCTCATATCGCCAGTGATCACACGGCTCACAGTGATGGTGATCCCAGGTAAGAAAGAAGCCATGGTGCTACCTAGCATACGCCTCTCCTCCTGACCCACAGACACATGGTCCAGAGAACAGTCACACTGGAGGGTCAGGGCCTGCAGGCATTTCAGAGCAGCAGCCTGCACAGTGCGAGACTTCTCCTGCTCTCCCAGTGCCAGCAGCAGGGAGATAGCAGCCCCAAGGCCAGGCAGCATGATGGGCTCAAACAGCTTGAAGACCACGTCACCGTAGGCTGCATGCAACAGAGCATCCAGGCACCTCAGTACTGCAGCTCTCAGCTCCTCTGAGGCGGGTGCTGGCTTCCCTGGGTCCATGGgggagcagaggcagaggcagagctCTGAGAGAAGGTCCCTCAGCGTCTCCCAGCTCTGTACACAGGTGTTCTCCAGCACATAGCCTATGGCCTCGGCCACAGCCTGGATCAAGCCATCCCGCTTGGGGCCAGGGATTTTGAGGATGAAGCGGAGAGGAAAAAGGACATAGTCCTGCAGCTGCTGCAGGGTACCATCATTTACATGCCTCAGCTGTGTGCTCAGGGTTTCCACATTGCCCACCGTGGGCTCATGAGTCAGGAGCACACAGGCTGGACGGAGGTAAGCAAAAGCAAGCTTTGGGTTGTCAATCTGATGGTCCATTCTTTGAAGACAGATGCCACTCACTGAAAGAGAGAATTATGATATTGGTCATCCAATCATATACTGTTTTGGGAAGTAGTGGGATGCAGTTTAGCAGTAGGCATGCTCAATGCATTCAATTAATTTTGATTATCAGAATAATAGCTTAGACGTATATTTTTGAGTTACCTAAATGTTCATCTTATAGGCCTAACTTTGGTCCTTTGCTAATCACCCCAAAACAGAACTTTGCCTGACCATCCTTGCTAAaggtaacgttaacgttagttaGATAGCCAGACAGCTAGCTATCTAATGGAATGCTTAAATGACAAAGCAAGAGTAACCTAACAAAGTAAGATTCAAATTAGCTTACCTTTGTTAGTAAATATTTTGTAACGGACATCTGAGACAAACACATTTCGAGATACAGCACTGAAACTGAATGAAGACTGCCCTAGCTGGCTGTCACACAAGCGTCAGTTTACCCCTGTATCTACGTCATTATCCTGCGTCGCATAGTTGTGTTTAccatgcttgctagctagctagctagcgttggTGCAGTTGATACTTGTAAATGAATTAAAATGCAACGTTTTGGGGGTCAAAGTTCACTTCGTTGCACTTGACCTGCAAAACTGGCTAAAGGAAACGGTACGATTGCGTGTAAGCATGATGATACTTGATCGGTTGATTTAGCTAGCTACTTTGCATGTAATTTGATGTCGTTTAATATAGCTACACGTGACAATAATGTTACAATATTTCAAGTAATGATCTAATTTCACCAGTTACTCTGCAACGTTTTTTGAACCGTGTGACTCTGTCGGGTGAAAGGTCAAGCGGCCATCTTTGAAGAGATCCAGAGATTTTTAGAGAGCCAGCTGGCTAACAAAGTAAGGGTATAGCTACATGTATGTGTATTGAAACGGCACATTTACTAGATTATGAATAGATGTATTGGTAATGAACTTGCATCTAGTATCTAGAGTAGCTAGAGAGCAAACAAAGCCAGTGGATAGGTTAGCTAACTCGCTAGGCTACCTAGCTAGGACTTTCTTGCTGGCTATTTGTAAACAGATAGATAGCTAGCGAGCTAAACACGTTTACTAGATTGCAAACTCATCAATGTAAAGGCAATTGCATAATCTAACCCGTTTTTGTAGGTAGCTAAATTAAGGAAGAGAAGCATGGACAAACATACGATTGGTTAGCTAACGTTAGGGTGTTTCATGCGTAACGTTAGCAGGTTGCATGGCTAACTGGCTGCAACTTTGTTTTTGATGACATTGCTAGTTTCCTCAGTTAACATCCAAGAAACAGTTGTGGGGTGAGGCATATCAAAGAGAGTCCTCTCTGGGCACATCATGTCATCTTTTTCCGAGTCTGCGTTGGAGAAGAAGCTTTCGGAGCTCAGCAACTCTCAGCAGAGCGTTCAGACGCTGTCTCTGTGGATCATTCATCATCGCAAACACTCGTCGCTCATCGTCAAAGTATGGCACAGAGAACTGAAGAAAGGTGAGAGAACCTATGAACGTTGCCACCTCGACAATATTTACACACTGAAACGTTGATATGTCACTTGAAGAATGCCAGACACTGTTATTTACTTTGTCTACTTTCTGTATTTGTCTTTCAGCAAAAAGCAGCAGGAAGTTGACTTTCCTTTATCTTGCCAATGATGTGATACAAAACAGCAAGAAGAAAGGTCCAGAGTTCGCCAAAGACTTTGAGACTGTCCTTGTTGATGCTTGCTCTCATGTTGCAAGGTATGTGGTCTGGGATGATACAGTTTCAGAGCTAAACTTTTCTCTAACACTGAACTGTTccgttgtatgatttttaaggcAGTAGTCAAGAGACTTGTGCTGCAGGCCTATGTTTTAGTATACCATGTTTGCACTGGAGGGTTGGCCTAGCTACATCAGTAAGACATTAACCTGCTTCAAAACATTGGTAAATGGAGTACACTGCTACAGCAGTATAACAAGACAAGAGGATCAAATAAGTTATTCAGTTGCTCGGCTAGGAAGAGTTGAATTTCATGATGAATcagtctctttctccccctccctcagagAGGCTGATGATGGCTGTAGAAGGCCCATGGACAGGCTGCTCACTATCTGGCAGGAGCGCAGCCTCTACAAGGTAGAGTTCATCCAACAGCTGAAGCTCGCCATCGAAGACTCTAACAGCCCCCAACACCAACCCACAGGTACAGTCAGTCCCCTAGGTCTTCACTGATGTAGCAGTTCAGCTTTACTAAATTACTTACTGGTGACAGCTTGTTTCCTATTCCTATTTGGATGTCAGCATTCCCACGCAACATCAACTTCCAATTGGTTGTTTTTGTATGAATCTGTGGTATGTTTTGCAGAAGCGAAGAAGGCCCCTAAACGGACCTATCAGAAAATCCAGGAgctggaagaagaggaagaagatgaTGACTACAGGGGCCACATGTCCCCACGAGATTCAGACATCTCAGGGCCACAGCTGGTAAACAGAATTAACACAACTCCATGTCTTTAGCCCATTCACCAGTACTTTGCTTATTACACTGCAATGTTTGACAGCGTTTCACACCAGTTTAAATTATCTCCCAACTCTCCACTAGGTGTCAGTGATCCATAGATGTCCCATGGACTCATGATTTGGAAAATTCTTGTTTTGGTACTTTGGTTGTGAATTGttgtgtttagaaacattctcCAGCTTGAACATTGGAGATTTATACCCAGAACTTTGTTATTCACACTCCTCTCCCCTCAGACAGAGGAGCTGGTCAAAGCCCTGCAGGACCTGGAGAATGCGGCCTCGGGTGATGCTGCTGTGCGCCAGAAGATTGCCTCTCTGCCACAGGAGGTGCAGGATGTGTCCCTGCTAGAGAAGATCACTGGTAAGTCCTGAGGGAGTCTTCATGGTATCTGGAGCACAGGTGAACTTTTGACCCCACCTATCTCCAAACTCAATGTGTATTGTAGGCCTAGTCCAGTCTGCTACAAGGGATTATTTTTTCAAATTTACATTTGGTGAATTAAATAGTTTCGATATTGTGgttttacatttacgtttacatcatttagcagacgctcttatccagagcgatttacaaattggtgcattcaacttatgatagccagtgggacaaccaccttttttatttttgtgggggaagaaggattactttggggcggcaggtagcttagtgggtaagagcgttgtgccagtaaccgaaaggtcgctggttctaatccccgagccgactaggtgaaaaatctgtcgatgtgcccttaagcaaggcacttaaccctaattgctcctgtaagtcgctctggataagagcgtctgctaaatgactaaaatgtaaaatgtaaaatgtttatactattccaggtattccttaaagaggtagggtttcaagtgtctccggaaggtggtcagtgactccgctgtcgtgggggagcttgttccaccattggggtgccagagcagcgaatagctttgactgggctgagcgggaactgtgcttccgtagaggtaggggagctagcaggtcagaggtggatgaacgtagtgccctcgtttgggtgtagggtctgatcagagcctgaaggtaaggaggtgccgttcccctcacagcttcgtaggcaagcaccatggtcttgtagtagatgcgagcctcagtaaatagtccgggtggccatttaattaattgttcagcagtcttatggcttgggggtagaagctgttaaggagccttttggtcctagacttggtgctccggtaccgcttgccgtgcggtagcagagagaacagtctatgacttgggtctGGAGACTTTTACCATTTTTTgagctttcctctgacaccgcctagtatataggtcttggatggcaggaagcttggccccagtgatgtactgggccgtgcgcactaccctctagcgccttacggtcagatgcagagcagttgccataccaggcggtgatgcaaccggtcaggatactctcgatggtgcagctgtaaaactttttgaggatctggggacccatgcctaatcttttcagtgtcctgagggggagaaggtgttgtcgtgccctcttcacgactgtcttggtgtgtttggacaatgatagttcgttggtgatgtggacaccaaggaacttgaaactcttgacccgctccactacagccctgtcaatgttaatgggggcctgtcgGGCagctttttcctgtagtccacgatcagctcctttgtcttgctcacattgagggagaggttgttgtcctggcaccacactgccaggtctctgacctccctataggtagtctcatcgttgtcggtgatcaggcctaccactgttgtgtcatcagcaaacgtaatgatggtattggagtcgtgtttggccacgcagtcgtaggtgaacagggagtacaggagggactaAGCATGCATCCCTGAGGtgtcccagtgttgaggatccgcgtggcagacgtgttgttgcctactcttaccacctgggtgcggcccatcaggaagtccaggatccagttgcagagggaggtgtttagtcccagggtccttagcttag
Encoded proteins:
- the LOC121545602 gene encoding regulation of nuclear pre-mRNA domain-containing protein 1B-like; this translates as MSSFSESALEKKLSELSNSQQSVQTLSLWIIHHRKHSSLIVKVWHRELKKAKSSRKLTFLYLANDVIQNSKKKGPEFAKDFETVLVDACSHVAREADDGCRRPMDRLLTIWQERSLYKVEFIQQLKLAIEDSNSPQHQPTEAKKAPKRTYQKIQELEEEEEDDDYRGHMSPRDSDISGPQLTEELVKALQDLENAASGDAAVRQKIASLPQEVQDVSLLEKITDKEAADKLSKTVDEACLLLAEYNGRLAAELEDRRQLARMLTEYIGSQKDALTEREKKLEEYKQKLARVTQVRKDLKSHIQSLPDLSLLPNVTGGLAPLPSAGDLFSAD